In a genomic window of Salvelinus fontinalis isolate EN_2023a chromosome 7, ASM2944872v1, whole genome shotgun sequence:
- the LOC129859873 gene encoding poly(rC)-binding protein 3-like isoform X9 → MEPPKVQQPGEGGLNVTLTIRLLMHGKEVGSIIGKKGETVKKMREESGARINISEGNCPERIVTITGPTDAIFKAFAMIAYKFEEDIINSMSNSPATSKPPVTLRLVVPASQCGSLIGKGGSKIKEMRESTGAQVQVAGDMLPNSTERAVTISGAPEAIIQCVKQICVVMLESPPKGATIPYRPKPASTPIIFSGGQVRADALGASTANLSLLLQHQPLPAYTIQGQYAIPHPDQLTKLHQLAMQQTPFNPLGQTTPAFPGLDASNQASTHELTIPNDLIGCIIGRQGTKINEIRQMSGAQIKIANAMEGSSERQITITGTPANISLAQYLINARFRDVAAMWNDPSSMTTS, encoded by the exons ATGGAACCACCCAAGGTGCAGCAGCCAGGCGAAGGAGGCCTCAACGTCACCCTCACCATCAGGCTTCTGATGCACGGCAAG GAGGTTGGAAGCATCATTGGAAAG aaaggagagacagtgaaGAAGATGCGTGAAGAG AGCGGTGCACGCATCAACATCTCCGAGGGAAACTGCCCAGAGCGGATAGTTACCATCACCGGACCCACAGATGCCATCTTCAAGGCCTTCGCCATGATCGCATACAAGTTTGAAGAG GATATAATCAACTCTATGAGCAACAGTCCAGCCACCAGCAAGCCTCCTGTCACCCTGCGTCTGGTGGTCCCAGCCAGCCAATGTGGCTCCCTCATAGGGAAAGGAGGCTCCAAGATCAAAGAAATGAGAGAG TCCACAGGTGCTCAGGTACAGGTCGCAGGGGACATGCTGCCCAACTCCACTGAACGAGCAGTCACCATCTCAGGAGCCCCGGAAGCCATTATCCAGTGTGTCAAGCAGATCTGTGTTGTCATGCTAGAG tccCCACCGAAAGGTGCCACTATCCCCTACCGCCCCAAGCCTGCCTCCACCCCCATCATTTTTTCAGGTGGCCAGGTAAGAGCCGACGCGCTGGGGGCCTCCACTGCCAACCTCAGCCTCTTACTGCAGCACCAGCCACTGCCT gcTTACACCATTCAGGGACAATACGCCATCCCTCACCCTGAC CAGTTGACCAAGCTCCACCAGTTGGCTATGCAGCAAACCCCCTTTAATCCCCTTGGACAGACCACCCCTGCCTTCCCCG GTCTGGATGCCAGTAACCAGGCCAGTACTCATGAACTCACCATTCCCAATGAT CTAATAGGCTGCATAATCGGGCGCCAGGGAACCAAAATCAACGAGATCCGTCAGATGTCTGGGGCGCAGATCAAAATTGCTAACGCCATGGAAGGGTCATCGGAGCGCCAGATCACCATCACAGGAACCCCCGCCAACATCAGCCTGGCCCAGTACCTCATCAACGCACG GTTCAGAGACGTGGCGGCCATGTGGAATGACCcatcctccatgacgacatcctAA
- the LOC129859873 gene encoding poly(rC)-binding protein 3-like isoform X10, protein MEPPKVQQPGEGGLNVTLTIRLLMHGKEVGSIIGKKGETVKKMREESGARINISEGNCPERIVTITGPTDAIFKAFAMIAYKFEEDIINSMSNSPATSKPPVTLRLVVPASQCGSLIGKGGSKIKEMRESTGAQVQVAGDMLPNSTERAVTISGAPEAIIQCVKQICVVMLESPPKGATIPYRPKPASTPIIFSGGQVRADALGASTANLSLLLQHQPLPAYTIQGQYAIPHPDLTKLHQLAMQQTPFNPLGQTTPAFPAGLDASNQASTHELTIPNDLIGCIIGRQGTKINEIRQMSGAQIKIANAMEGSSERQITITGTPANISLAQYLINARFRDVAAMWNDPSSMTTS, encoded by the exons ATGGAACCACCCAAGGTGCAGCAGCCAGGCGAAGGAGGCCTCAACGTCACCCTCACCATCAGGCTTCTGATGCACGGCAAG GAGGTTGGAAGCATCATTGGAAAG aaaggagagacagtgaaGAAGATGCGTGAAGAG AGCGGTGCACGCATCAACATCTCCGAGGGAAACTGCCCAGAGCGGATAGTTACCATCACCGGACCCACAGATGCCATCTTCAAGGCCTTCGCCATGATCGCATACAAGTTTGAAGAG GATATAATCAACTCTATGAGCAACAGTCCAGCCACCAGCAAGCCTCCTGTCACCCTGCGTCTGGTGGTCCCAGCCAGCCAATGTGGCTCCCTCATAGGGAAAGGAGGCTCCAAGATCAAAGAAATGAGAGAG TCCACAGGTGCTCAGGTACAGGTCGCAGGGGACATGCTGCCCAACTCCACTGAACGAGCAGTCACCATCTCAGGAGCCCCGGAAGCCATTATCCAGTGTGTCAAGCAGATCTGTGTTGTCATGCTAGAG tccCCACCGAAAGGTGCCACTATCCCCTACCGCCCCAAGCCTGCCTCCACCCCCATCATTTTTTCAGGTGGCCAGGTAAGAGCCGACGCGCTGGGGGCCTCCACTGCCAACCTCAGCCTCTTACTGCAGCACCAGCCACTGCCT gcTTACACCATTCAGGGACAATACGCCATCCCTCACCCTGAC TTGACCAAGCTCCACCAGTTGGCTATGCAGCAAACCCCCTTTAATCCCCTTGGACAGACCACCCCTGCCTTCCCCG CAGGTCTGGATGCCAGTAACCAGGCCAGTACTCATGAACTCACCATTCCCAATGAT CTAATAGGCTGCATAATCGGGCGCCAGGGAACCAAAATCAACGAGATCCGTCAGATGTCTGGGGCGCAGATCAAAATTGCTAACGCCATGGAAGGGTCATCGGAGCGCCAGATCACCATCACAGGAACCCCCGCCAACATCAGCCTGGCCCAGTACCTCATCAACGCACG GTTCAGAGACGTGGCGGCCATGTGGAATGACCcatcctccatgacgacatcctAA
- the LOC129859873 gene encoding poly(rC)-binding protein 3-like isoform X5, protein MEPPKVQQPGEGGLNVTLTIRLLMHGKEVGSIIGKKGETVKKMREEVSASGARINISEGNCPERIVTITGPTDAIFKAFAMIAYKFEEDIINSMSNSPATSKPPVTLRLVVPASQCGSLIGKGGSKIKEMRESTGAQVQVAGDMLPNSTERAVTISGAPEAIIQCVKQICVVMLESPPKGATIPYRPKPASTPIIFSGGQVRADALGASTANLSLLLQHQPLPAYTIQGQYAIPHPDQLTKLHQLAMQQTPFNPLGQTTPAFPAGLDASNQASTHELTIPNDLIGCIIGRQGTKINEIRQMSGAQIKIANAMEGSSERQITITGTPANISLAQYLINARFRDVAAMWNDPSSMTTS, encoded by the exons ATGGAACCACCCAAGGTGCAGCAGCCAGGCGAAGGAGGCCTCAACGTCACCCTCACCATCAGGCTTCTGATGCACGGCAAG GAGGTTGGAAGCATCATTGGAAAG aaaggagagacagtgaaGAAGATGCGTGAAGAGGTAAGTGCA AGCGGTGCACGCATCAACATCTCCGAGGGAAACTGCCCAGAGCGGATAGTTACCATCACCGGACCCACAGATGCCATCTTCAAGGCCTTCGCCATGATCGCATACAAGTTTGAAGAG GATATAATCAACTCTATGAGCAACAGTCCAGCCACCAGCAAGCCTCCTGTCACCCTGCGTCTGGTGGTCCCAGCCAGCCAATGTGGCTCCCTCATAGGGAAAGGAGGCTCCAAGATCAAAGAAATGAGAGAG TCCACAGGTGCTCAGGTACAGGTCGCAGGGGACATGCTGCCCAACTCCACTGAACGAGCAGTCACCATCTCAGGAGCCCCGGAAGCCATTATCCAGTGTGTCAAGCAGATCTGTGTTGTCATGCTAGAG tccCCACCGAAAGGTGCCACTATCCCCTACCGCCCCAAGCCTGCCTCCACCCCCATCATTTTTTCAGGTGGCCAGGTAAGAGCCGACGCGCTGGGGGCCTCCACTGCCAACCTCAGCCTCTTACTGCAGCACCAGCCACTGCCT gcTTACACCATTCAGGGACAATACGCCATCCCTCACCCTGAC CAGTTGACCAAGCTCCACCAGTTGGCTATGCAGCAAACCCCCTTTAATCCCCTTGGACAGACCACCCCTGCCTTCCCCG CAGGTCTGGATGCCAGTAACCAGGCCAGTACTCATGAACTCACCATTCCCAATGAT CTAATAGGCTGCATAATCGGGCGCCAGGGAACCAAAATCAACGAGATCCGTCAGATGTCTGGGGCGCAGATCAAAATTGCTAACGCCATGGAAGGGTCATCGGAGCGCCAGATCACCATCACAGGAACCCCCGCCAACATCAGCCTGGCCCAGTACCTCATCAACGCACG GTTCAGAGACGTGGCGGCCATGTGGAATGACCcatcctccatgacgacatcctAA
- the LOC129859873 gene encoding poly(rC)-binding protein 3-like isoform X14, which produces MEPPKVQQPGEGGLNVTLTIRLLMHGKEVGSIIGKKGETVKKMREESGARINISEGNCPERIVTITGPTDAIFKAFAMIAYKFEEDIINSMSNSPATSKPPVTLRLVVPASQCGSLIGKGGSKIKEMRESTGAQVQVAGDMLPNSTERAVTISGAPEAIIQCVKQICVVMLESPPKGATIPYRPKPASTPIIFSGGQAYTIQGQYAIPHPDLCCPSYPPQQLTKLHQLAMQQTPFNPLGQTTPAFPGLDASNQASTHELTIPNDLIGCIIGRQGTKINEIRQMSGAQIKIANAMEGSSERQITITGTPANISLAQYLINARFRDVAAMWNDPSSMTTS; this is translated from the exons ATGGAACCACCCAAGGTGCAGCAGCCAGGCGAAGGAGGCCTCAACGTCACCCTCACCATCAGGCTTCTGATGCACGGCAAG GAGGTTGGAAGCATCATTGGAAAG aaaggagagacagtgaaGAAGATGCGTGAAGAG AGCGGTGCACGCATCAACATCTCCGAGGGAAACTGCCCAGAGCGGATAGTTACCATCACCGGACCCACAGATGCCATCTTCAAGGCCTTCGCCATGATCGCATACAAGTTTGAAGAG GATATAATCAACTCTATGAGCAACAGTCCAGCCACCAGCAAGCCTCCTGTCACCCTGCGTCTGGTGGTCCCAGCCAGCCAATGTGGCTCCCTCATAGGGAAAGGAGGCTCCAAGATCAAAGAAATGAGAGAG TCCACAGGTGCTCAGGTACAGGTCGCAGGGGACATGCTGCCCAACTCCACTGAACGAGCAGTCACCATCTCAGGAGCCCCGGAAGCCATTATCCAGTGTGTCAAGCAGATCTGTGTTGTCATGCTAGAG tccCCACCGAAAGGTGCCACTATCCCCTACCGCCCCAAGCCTGCCTCCACCCCCATCATTTTTTCAGGTGGCCAG gcTTACACCATTCAGGGACAATACGCCATCCCTCACCCTGAC CTCTGCTGTCCCTCCTACCCCCCTCAGCAGTTGACCAAGCTCCACCAGTTGGCTATGCAGCAAACCCCCTTTAATCCCCTTGGACAGACCACCCCTGCCTTCCCCG GTCTGGATGCCAGTAACCAGGCCAGTACTCATGAACTCACCATTCCCAATGAT CTAATAGGCTGCATAATCGGGCGCCAGGGAACCAAAATCAACGAGATCCGTCAGATGTCTGGGGCGCAGATCAAAATTGCTAACGCCATGGAAGGGTCATCGGAGCGCCAGATCACCATCACAGGAACCCCCGCCAACATCAGCCTGGCCCAGTACCTCATCAACGCACG GTTCAGAGACGTGGCGGCCATGTGGAATGACCcatcctccatgacgacatcctAA
- the LOC129859873 gene encoding poly(rC)-binding protein 3-like isoform X12, with protein sequence MEPPKVQQPGEGGLNVTLTIRLLMHGKEVGSIIGKKGETVKKMREEVSASGARINISEGNCPERIVTITGPTDAIFKAFAMIAYKFEEDIINSMSNSPATSKPPVTLRLVVPASQCGSLIGKGGSKIKEMRESTGAQVQVAGDMLPNSTERAVTISGAPEAIIQCVKQICVVMLESPPKGATIPYRPKPASTPIIFSGGQAYTIQGQYAIPHPDLCCPSYPPQQLTKLHQLAMQQTPFNPLGQTTPAFPAGLDASNQASTHELTIPNDLIGCIIGRQGTKINEIRQMSGAQIKIANAMEGSSERQITITGTPANISLAQYLINARFRDVAAMWNDPSSMTTS encoded by the exons ATGGAACCACCCAAGGTGCAGCAGCCAGGCGAAGGAGGCCTCAACGTCACCCTCACCATCAGGCTTCTGATGCACGGCAAG GAGGTTGGAAGCATCATTGGAAAG aaaggagagacagtgaaGAAGATGCGTGAAGAGGTAAGTGCA AGCGGTGCACGCATCAACATCTCCGAGGGAAACTGCCCAGAGCGGATAGTTACCATCACCGGACCCACAGATGCCATCTTCAAGGCCTTCGCCATGATCGCATACAAGTTTGAAGAG GATATAATCAACTCTATGAGCAACAGTCCAGCCACCAGCAAGCCTCCTGTCACCCTGCGTCTGGTGGTCCCAGCCAGCCAATGTGGCTCCCTCATAGGGAAAGGAGGCTCCAAGATCAAAGAAATGAGAGAG TCCACAGGTGCTCAGGTACAGGTCGCAGGGGACATGCTGCCCAACTCCACTGAACGAGCAGTCACCATCTCAGGAGCCCCGGAAGCCATTATCCAGTGTGTCAAGCAGATCTGTGTTGTCATGCTAGAG tccCCACCGAAAGGTGCCACTATCCCCTACCGCCCCAAGCCTGCCTCCACCCCCATCATTTTTTCAGGTGGCCAG gcTTACACCATTCAGGGACAATACGCCATCCCTCACCCTGAC CTCTGCTGTCCCTCCTACCCCCCTCAGCAGTTGACCAAGCTCCACCAGTTGGCTATGCAGCAAACCCCCTTTAATCCCCTTGGACAGACCACCCCTGCCTTCCCCG CAGGTCTGGATGCCAGTAACCAGGCCAGTACTCATGAACTCACCATTCCCAATGAT CTAATAGGCTGCATAATCGGGCGCCAGGGAACCAAAATCAACGAGATCCGTCAGATGTCTGGGGCGCAGATCAAAATTGCTAACGCCATGGAAGGGTCATCGGAGCGCCAGATCACCATCACAGGAACCCCCGCCAACATCAGCCTGGCCCAGTACCTCATCAACGCACG GTTCAGAGACGTGGCGGCCATGTGGAATGACCcatcctccatgacgacatcctAA
- the LOC129859873 gene encoding poly(rC)-binding protein 3-like isoform X7, producing MEPPKVQQPGEGGLNVTLTIRLLMHGKEVGSIIGKKGETVKKMREEVSASGARINISEGNCPERIVTITGPTDAIFKAFAMIAYKFEEDIINSMSNSPATSKPPVTLRLVVPASQCGSLIGKGGSKIKEMRESTGAQVQVAGDMLPNSTERAVTISGAPEAIIQCVKQICVVMLESPPKGATIPYRPKPASTPIIFSGGQVRADALGASTANLSLLLQHQPLPAYTIQGQYAIPHPDLTKLHQLAMQQTPFNPLGQTTPAFPGLDASNQASTHELTIPNDLIGCIIGRQGTKINEIRQMSGAQIKIANAMEGSSERQITITGTPANISLAQYLINARFRDVAAMWNDPSSMTTS from the exons ATGGAACCACCCAAGGTGCAGCAGCCAGGCGAAGGAGGCCTCAACGTCACCCTCACCATCAGGCTTCTGATGCACGGCAAG GAGGTTGGAAGCATCATTGGAAAG aaaggagagacagtgaaGAAGATGCGTGAAGAGGTAAGTGCA AGCGGTGCACGCATCAACATCTCCGAGGGAAACTGCCCAGAGCGGATAGTTACCATCACCGGACCCACAGATGCCATCTTCAAGGCCTTCGCCATGATCGCATACAAGTTTGAAGAG GATATAATCAACTCTATGAGCAACAGTCCAGCCACCAGCAAGCCTCCTGTCACCCTGCGTCTGGTGGTCCCAGCCAGCCAATGTGGCTCCCTCATAGGGAAAGGAGGCTCCAAGATCAAAGAAATGAGAGAG TCCACAGGTGCTCAGGTACAGGTCGCAGGGGACATGCTGCCCAACTCCACTGAACGAGCAGTCACCATCTCAGGAGCCCCGGAAGCCATTATCCAGTGTGTCAAGCAGATCTGTGTTGTCATGCTAGAG tccCCACCGAAAGGTGCCACTATCCCCTACCGCCCCAAGCCTGCCTCCACCCCCATCATTTTTTCAGGTGGCCAGGTAAGAGCCGACGCGCTGGGGGCCTCCACTGCCAACCTCAGCCTCTTACTGCAGCACCAGCCACTGCCT gcTTACACCATTCAGGGACAATACGCCATCCCTCACCCTGAC TTGACCAAGCTCCACCAGTTGGCTATGCAGCAAACCCCCTTTAATCCCCTTGGACAGACCACCCCTGCCTTCCCCG GTCTGGATGCCAGTAACCAGGCCAGTACTCATGAACTCACCATTCCCAATGAT CTAATAGGCTGCATAATCGGGCGCCAGGGAACCAAAATCAACGAGATCCGTCAGATGTCTGGGGCGCAGATCAAAATTGCTAACGCCATGGAAGGGTCATCGGAGCGCCAGATCACCATCACAGGAACCCCCGCCAACATCAGCCTGGCCCAGTACCTCATCAACGCACG GTTCAGAGACGTGGCGGCCATGTGGAATGACCcatcctccatgacgacatcctAA
- the LOC129859873 gene encoding poly(rC)-binding protein 3-like isoform X2, protein MEPPKVQQPGEGGLNVTLTIRLLMHGKEVGSIIGKKGETVKKMREEVSASGARINISEGNCPERIVTITGPTDAIFKAFAMIAYKFEEDIINSMSNSPATSKPPVTLRLVVPASQCGSLIGKGGSKIKEMRESTGAQVQVAGDMLPNSTERAVTISGAPEAIIQCVKQICVVMLESPPKGATIPYRPKPASTPIIFSGGQVRADALGASTANLSLLLQHQPLPAYTIQGQYAIPHPDLCCPSYPPQQLTKLHQLAMQQTPFNPLGQTTPAFPGLDASNQASTHELTIPNDLIGCIIGRQGTKINEIRQMSGAQIKIANAMEGSSERQITITGTPANISLAQYLINARFRDVAAMWNDPSSMTTS, encoded by the exons ATGGAACCACCCAAGGTGCAGCAGCCAGGCGAAGGAGGCCTCAACGTCACCCTCACCATCAGGCTTCTGATGCACGGCAAG GAGGTTGGAAGCATCATTGGAAAG aaaggagagacagtgaaGAAGATGCGTGAAGAGGTAAGTGCA AGCGGTGCACGCATCAACATCTCCGAGGGAAACTGCCCAGAGCGGATAGTTACCATCACCGGACCCACAGATGCCATCTTCAAGGCCTTCGCCATGATCGCATACAAGTTTGAAGAG GATATAATCAACTCTATGAGCAACAGTCCAGCCACCAGCAAGCCTCCTGTCACCCTGCGTCTGGTGGTCCCAGCCAGCCAATGTGGCTCCCTCATAGGGAAAGGAGGCTCCAAGATCAAAGAAATGAGAGAG TCCACAGGTGCTCAGGTACAGGTCGCAGGGGACATGCTGCCCAACTCCACTGAACGAGCAGTCACCATCTCAGGAGCCCCGGAAGCCATTATCCAGTGTGTCAAGCAGATCTGTGTTGTCATGCTAGAG tccCCACCGAAAGGTGCCACTATCCCCTACCGCCCCAAGCCTGCCTCCACCCCCATCATTTTTTCAGGTGGCCAGGTAAGAGCCGACGCGCTGGGGGCCTCCACTGCCAACCTCAGCCTCTTACTGCAGCACCAGCCACTGCCT gcTTACACCATTCAGGGACAATACGCCATCCCTCACCCTGAC CTCTGCTGTCCCTCCTACCCCCCTCAGCAGTTGACCAAGCTCCACCAGTTGGCTATGCAGCAAACCCCCTTTAATCCCCTTGGACAGACCACCCCTGCCTTCCCCG GTCTGGATGCCAGTAACCAGGCCAGTACTCATGAACTCACCATTCCCAATGAT CTAATAGGCTGCATAATCGGGCGCCAGGGAACCAAAATCAACGAGATCCGTCAGATGTCTGGGGCGCAGATCAAAATTGCTAACGCCATGGAAGGGTCATCGGAGCGCCAGATCACCATCACAGGAACCCCCGCCAACATCAGCCTGGCCCAGTACCTCATCAACGCACG GTTCAGAGACGTGGCGGCCATGTGGAATGACCcatcctccatgacgacatcctAA
- the LOC129859873 gene encoding poly(rC)-binding protein 3-like isoform X6, translated as MEPPKVQQPGEGGLNVTLTIRLLMHGKEVGSIIGKKGETVKKMREEVSASGARINISEGNCPERIVTITGPTDAIFKAFAMIAYKFEEDIINSMSNSPATSKPPVTLRLVVPASQCGSLIGKGGSKIKEMRESTGAQVQVAGDMLPNSTERAVTISGAPEAIIQCVKQICVVMLESPPKGATIPYRPKPASTPIIFSGGQVRADALGASTANLSLLLQHQPLPAYTIQGQYAIPHPDLTKLHQLAMQQTPFNPLGQTTPAFPAGLDASNQASTHELTIPNDLIGCIIGRQGTKINEIRQMSGAQIKIANAMEGSSERQITITGTPANISLAQYLINARFRDVAAMWNDPSSMTTS; from the exons ATGGAACCACCCAAGGTGCAGCAGCCAGGCGAAGGAGGCCTCAACGTCACCCTCACCATCAGGCTTCTGATGCACGGCAAG GAGGTTGGAAGCATCATTGGAAAG aaaggagagacagtgaaGAAGATGCGTGAAGAGGTAAGTGCA AGCGGTGCACGCATCAACATCTCCGAGGGAAACTGCCCAGAGCGGATAGTTACCATCACCGGACCCACAGATGCCATCTTCAAGGCCTTCGCCATGATCGCATACAAGTTTGAAGAG GATATAATCAACTCTATGAGCAACAGTCCAGCCACCAGCAAGCCTCCTGTCACCCTGCGTCTGGTGGTCCCAGCCAGCCAATGTGGCTCCCTCATAGGGAAAGGAGGCTCCAAGATCAAAGAAATGAGAGAG TCCACAGGTGCTCAGGTACAGGTCGCAGGGGACATGCTGCCCAACTCCACTGAACGAGCAGTCACCATCTCAGGAGCCCCGGAAGCCATTATCCAGTGTGTCAAGCAGATCTGTGTTGTCATGCTAGAG tccCCACCGAAAGGTGCCACTATCCCCTACCGCCCCAAGCCTGCCTCCACCCCCATCATTTTTTCAGGTGGCCAGGTAAGAGCCGACGCGCTGGGGGCCTCCACTGCCAACCTCAGCCTCTTACTGCAGCACCAGCCACTGCCT gcTTACACCATTCAGGGACAATACGCCATCCCTCACCCTGAC TTGACCAAGCTCCACCAGTTGGCTATGCAGCAAACCCCCTTTAATCCCCTTGGACAGACCACCCCTGCCTTCCCCG CAGGTCTGGATGCCAGTAACCAGGCCAGTACTCATGAACTCACCATTCCCAATGAT CTAATAGGCTGCATAATCGGGCGCCAGGGAACCAAAATCAACGAGATCCGTCAGATGTCTGGGGCGCAGATCAAAATTGCTAACGCCATGGAAGGGTCATCGGAGCGCCAGATCACCATCACAGGAACCCCCGCCAACATCAGCCTGGCCCAGTACCTCATCAACGCACG GTTCAGAGACGTGGCGGCCATGTGGAATGACCcatcctccatgacgacatcctAA
- the LOC129859873 gene encoding poly(rC)-binding protein 3-like isoform X13, translating into MEPPKVQQPGEGGLNVTLTIRLLMHGKEVGSIIGKKGETVKKMREESGARINISEGNCPERIVTITGPTDAIFKAFAMIAYKFEEDIINSMSNSPATSKPPVTLRLVVPASQCGSLIGKGGSKIKEMRESTGAQVQVAGDMLPNSTERAVTISGAPEAIIQCVKQICVVMLESPPKGATIPYRPKPASTPIIFSGGQAYTIQGQYAIPHPDLCCPSYPPQQLTKLHQLAMQQTPFNPLGQTTPAFPAGLDASNQASTHELTIPNDLIGCIIGRQGTKINEIRQMSGAQIKIANAMEGSSERQITITGTPANISLAQYLINARFRDVAAMWNDPSSMTTS; encoded by the exons ATGGAACCACCCAAGGTGCAGCAGCCAGGCGAAGGAGGCCTCAACGTCACCCTCACCATCAGGCTTCTGATGCACGGCAAG GAGGTTGGAAGCATCATTGGAAAG aaaggagagacagtgaaGAAGATGCGTGAAGAG AGCGGTGCACGCATCAACATCTCCGAGGGAAACTGCCCAGAGCGGATAGTTACCATCACCGGACCCACAGATGCCATCTTCAAGGCCTTCGCCATGATCGCATACAAGTTTGAAGAG GATATAATCAACTCTATGAGCAACAGTCCAGCCACCAGCAAGCCTCCTGTCACCCTGCGTCTGGTGGTCCCAGCCAGCCAATGTGGCTCCCTCATAGGGAAAGGAGGCTCCAAGATCAAAGAAATGAGAGAG TCCACAGGTGCTCAGGTACAGGTCGCAGGGGACATGCTGCCCAACTCCACTGAACGAGCAGTCACCATCTCAGGAGCCCCGGAAGCCATTATCCAGTGTGTCAAGCAGATCTGTGTTGTCATGCTAGAG tccCCACCGAAAGGTGCCACTATCCCCTACCGCCCCAAGCCTGCCTCCACCCCCATCATTTTTTCAGGTGGCCAG gcTTACACCATTCAGGGACAATACGCCATCCCTCACCCTGAC CTCTGCTGTCCCTCCTACCCCCCTCAGCAGTTGACCAAGCTCCACCAGTTGGCTATGCAGCAAACCCCCTTTAATCCCCTTGGACAGACCACCCCTGCCTTCCCCG CAGGTCTGGATGCCAGTAACCAGGCCAGTACTCATGAACTCACCATTCCCAATGAT CTAATAGGCTGCATAATCGGGCGCCAGGGAACCAAAATCAACGAGATCCGTCAGATGTCTGGGGCGCAGATCAAAATTGCTAACGCCATGGAAGGGTCATCGGAGCGCCAGATCACCATCACAGGAACCCCCGCCAACATCAGCCTGGCCCAGTACCTCATCAACGCACG GTTCAGAGACGTGGCGGCCATGTGGAATGACCcatcctccatgacgacatcctAA